The Gossypium raimondii isolate GPD5lz chromosome 2, ASM2569854v1, whole genome shotgun sequence genome segment tctattccaatacagcgaaccaaacgtgctgtaaGTTTTTgtgatttcttattttttttttacttttatttttgaggagttattatattattaatttataatcttatcatttacaaaaaattaaattacaatttctttttcatttttaagacTAAAGCCTTGCTTACCTCTTGTATTAAAATGCTGCCCATTTAACATTTTGTTTAATACCTTGGCTTACAATTAGAAACTTCCAAAAAACTTTAGTGTTATGTGGCGACGAGGCACGCCACGCTTGCTATCCGACGAGATCGTCGTACGAGTATCATCGCGAGGAGAATGATTTGTCATATGTGGCTGCTGGGTAAGTGAAATGTTATTTCTTGTATTAAATAGTATAGAACACGCCACGCTTAAAGAGTAGAAGGGGGGGATGAATGAatcacaatttttctttttgcctttaatttattaattttcatgtattatatgtTTCAAATCCATTTATTCGTTTGATTTCAACCATtcttattatatagttttcttctaatattttgatcatatattttctttttgacataatgtttaaaattatttctaacccataaataggaggataataagTTACAGTATGCTCGAACCTATATTCTCCTACATTGATAATAATACACGTGTCAATTGgtgatataattaaatttactaatttagcATAGATAAATCAAAAGCCAATAacttttttgtttatatttgataaattaatttttaagaaccatgcatttgaaatttaattttaaaataatgactacaaacaaaataattttttaaaatctacaaTTTAAAATCTTTGAAGAAGATTTCTTTTATTGAATCCAAAGATCAAAACCTGCAACAAAATCATGTATTGCGAAAAAAGCTTTTGTAATTCAATTCTTTAAAATTGATCGTAACTTAATTCAATGCTAttgtaacaataaaaatatataaattgaatgtatttaaatacatatttttaatttgttgaaacttaataataattttaaattttatatgtgatatataattttatgcataaattttaaaaaaattaaattaaattaaaacctaaaaaataagaattcattattataaatatcattatcgtaaaagaaatattttgatttatttataatattgttttataacATCATATATTACGCTTGTCTAAATGGCAAAAGTAATCCTGCCAAAAAAGGGAGAGACAAAATTAAATACGGAATGTTCGCGCGAGCACAGAGCTCGCGATGAGACGCGAGTTTAATCAACCTTCCCTTGCTTAATATAAACGGGGGGAGCTGCCAGTGGCCACTTTATCCTCATAAATCTCAGATCATCACTTTCTTTTTGTTAGCCTTTAGACTTTAGAAAGGTTTATCATTATCTATTGAGCTATCTCccctgttcttttttttttcttccttttgttcGTATCTCCCCTGTTCTTCAGTTTTGTTCTTTATCTAGAAGTGTTGACTTCGAGTCAATCATCAAGTTTTCGAAAGATTCAGGCAAATCAAATGGTTTGGAACCGAAAATAGTTGATAGTAGATAATTGTGGGTAATAAAATCGAGATGCAGCTAAAGTTTTACAACAGAAAACAAGTCAAAAACTTAGTGAAGGTTAGAAGAAAATAGTGGTATATTACTGAAGCTCATTAATGGAGGGTAAAGGTACCAAATCGGGGAAAACCCGAGCTCAAAAGGATGCTCATAACGCCCGTTGCGTACAGTACAGGCAGAAAACTAAAGTACAGTGATTAACCCGTcatcaaatttctttctttccttttttcccattgtttatttatgtctttaattaattaacgagtgtttatttataattgaagAGGAGGCTAGAGGAGCTTGAACAGGTGAAGACCAAGTACTATGAAATGCTCCCAATCTTCAAGCAGATGCAAACTGAAAACCAGCAGATGAAAATGGAGTTGAAGCAAAACGAGTCTATAATTCAATATATGCAAAATTGTATTCAACAGTTTAAGACTACACTTGAGGCACAGGTTCAGCTCTCTCTCTTAGATTATTATCGTTGCGTTAGAACAATAATTAgcttaaacaataataaattagttGGTCAGTAGGTCAATATATGTCAGGGTTGGCCTtgaatacatacatatatgatCATTAGAAATAATTGTATCTTGGAACATGGGAAACCTTGAAGTCTCCTACTAATAGGAAGACTTGTGCTGATTCCTAAGCATAACCTAACAATACCCATTTTTGTTTATAAGATAACTGTGTTTTTCAGACAGCAAACGAGGCATTGATGAGGCAAATTCCCATTCGATGGGAACTTGATGTACTGAGATTTGTATTTTCTAAACAATTTTCCCATTAAAAAAAttgcttatatatttttatcgaCAGGTCAACTTATTCTAAAGAAGTCTTTAAAGTATTGTCTGTGAGCTTGTTGATCGATTTCTAACAAGCAAAAGTATTGTCCTCCATTGGAGTTTTGTCTCCCATAGTATACCGAGAGCCAGTGTGCAGTTAGCAACCCCTTGGTAGGGGGTTTTATTTCTAGTTCTATGCTGAGAGTCAACATATAGGGAGTGATTTTCCAATGGGTAGGGACAAAAGCAAGGGGGCAAACAGCGGCATTGCCCGCCCCCTCCCTTAAAAGGTAGATTTTCTATTTAgctcctttattttttataaaattatatgttagtATAATAGTTAAATTGGACTTTGGGCCTCTAATAATTTATGATTCATTTCTAGCtcttttaagtaattttttggCTTCATCTTTGTCGATGGGCTTGGTTCATTGAGTCAAAAACATCTCAGTTGATGGTAGCTACAAAACTTAAAAGAGGTATTAGTATTGTGCTTGAAAATTATTATGGAGCTACTTAAACGAGGAGGACTCAAACCTCCAACTTGAGACCTATAGCCCAATTACTTGCAACCATAGTGCCACTTGAATTACATAGttcaacaatttttataataatctaTATCTATTAGGATTTTTGCATAGCActcaaattttggtttaatctatgtatcatttattcataaagtGGATATGAATAATACGTTTCCCTTCCATTGCAGGGGCAAAGCTATACTTCTTTTGATGAGGTATGCCAATTAtgttgtatataattttttagtctCCCATCTTCTATTGAGTGATGAACTTAACTCTTCATTCCAGTCCATAGGATGGTTTCTGTCTCAAACCAATGTGCAACATGGTCTAGTTTCATCAACTTCTGGATTTGTTGTACAAGATGTTAATGAATTATCGGGATTGGGAGTGAGTGGGGCAACCAACTTTCAAGCTTCCATGGACAATTTGTATCAGCAAATGGGTTTTGGTAATTTATATAAGCCACACCTTTACTGAATTGCTTGGTGTTGTATTAATAGGCTTTTAACATGTTTGCAGGCCAGTACTATAACAACACTGCTGCTTCTATTGCTGCTGGCCCTTCCTCTGTTGCCCCAAATAGTCATGGTACTAAAGCAGGTTTCTGCATTCATCAtcttatattttggtttttattgtTTATGTCTTGCTGTTTATTCTCCCCAAAATTTGGGAAAGAATTTGCATTTTCTTTTGGTGTTAGATATGCTGGTTAATTTCAAGGTCTTTCATTTAATTGTCTGTTAATTTAGGGGTTGAGATTAATTCTGCTGCTGGATTCCTTGGTACAAATCATGATTTGCCCGAGTTTGATGTTACGACCAATCACAATAACCTTTTCAACTATGAGCTTGGTGCCGgtaatagatttttatttttttgcatttatCATATTGGTTTCtatcttgtttattttattttctttaattcccTCCTCCATTTGGGATAgaaaggttaaattttgctattagtttaCATTCTTTGTGAAAGTTGCACATGTAGTCTTTGTACTTTAATTCGGTAATTTTTAGCCCTTGTAAATTTTAATCCTCACCAAACTATGACTATTAAATACATTAAGTtaagttttgatattttaaaaatatgacgcgcaaacatatcatatatataatgcCATGTCatcttgttattttcacatattgaaaattcaattaataggTTAGTAACTGTCACTTGAGTCCAAACTACAATTTTAAAACTCGAAAAGTATAGGAACTTAGAATGATTCAATTGGAGAATATAGACTAAATCTACAATTTTACGCATAGTATAtgattagtaattaaatttaaacaaacggATTTAATTGATGCTGTTTGGGTCgggactaaaatttcaaatttcaaaaactaaaaagaatggagactaaaattgatcaaattaaagtaaagatattaaattcacaactttcgtaaagtacaaggactaataataaaatttaactgaAAATTTATCATGGGACTAACgaaaattgcttttttttt includes the following:
- the LOC105788169 gene encoding uncharacterized protein LOC105788169 isoform X3, translating into MEGKGTKSGKTRAQKDAHNARCVQYRQKTKRRLEELEQVKTKYYEMLPIFKQMQTENQQMKMELKQNESIIQYMQNCIQQFKTTLEAQGQSYTSFDESIGWFLSQTNVQHGLVSSTSGFVVQDVNELSGLGVSGATNFQASMDNLYQQMGFGQYYNNTAASIAAGPSSVAPNSHGTKAGVEINSAAGFLGTNHDLPEFDVTTNHNNLFNYELGAANPEVENDGNPPPHTLFQGHFGNDLHKTP
- the LOC105788169 gene encoding uncharacterized protein LOC105788169 isoform X1: MEGKGTKSGKTRAQKDAHNARCVQYRQKTKRRLEELEQVKTKYYEMLPIFKQMQTENQQMKMELKQNESIIQYMQNCIQQFKTTLEAQGQSYTSFDESIGWFLSQTNVQHGLVSSTSGFVVQDVNELSGLGVSGATNFQASMDNLYQQMGFGQYYNNTAASIAAGPSSVAPNSHGTKAGVEINSAAGFLGTNHDLPEFDVTTNHNNLFNYELGAGIVPDSSVGSSLGAANPEVENDGNPPPHTLFQGHFGNDLHKTP
- the LOC105788169 gene encoding uncharacterized protein LOC105788169 isoform X4; this translates as MEGKGTKSGKTRAQKDAHNARCVQYRQKTKRRLEELEQVKTKYYEMLPIFKQMQTENQQMKMELKQNESIIQYMQNCIQQFKTTLEAQGQSYTSFDESIGWFLSQTNVQHGLVSSTSGFVVQDVNELSGLGVSGATNFQASMDNLYQQMGFGQYYNNTAASIAAGPSSVAPNSHGVEINSAAGFLGTNHDLPEFDVTTNHNNLFNYELGAANPEVENDGNPPPHTLFQGHFGNDLHKTP
- the LOC105788169 gene encoding uncharacterized protein LOC105788169 isoform X2 — translated: MEGKGTKSGKTRAQKDAHNARCVQYRQKTKRRLEELEQVKTKYYEMLPIFKQMQTENQQMKMELKQNESIIQYMQNCIQQFKTTLEAQGQSYTSFDESIGWFLSQTNVQHGLVSSTSGFVVQDVNELSGLGVSGATNFQASMDNLYQQMGFGQYYNNTAASIAAGPSSVAPNSHGVEINSAAGFLGTNHDLPEFDVTTNHNNLFNYELGAGIVPDSSVGSSLGAANPEVENDGNPPPHTLFQGHFGNDLHKTP